Proteins co-encoded in one Flavobacterium fluviale genomic window:
- a CDS encoding DUF4294 domain-containing protein, producing MRFTSFILFILFVSFSASAQVTPKENEQMGYILTEQDSILNDTIQLPEIIISKGEKMNPEELKQFQILQNRVYKVYPYAKLASERLTALNSGMARLKTNREKKKYFKIVEDYLNNEFEERLKKLSRKQGQILVKLIHRQTGITTYELIKTLKSGFKAFVSNTTANLFDISLKTEYKPYDVNEDYLIETILVRAFESGRLVNQKSANPVNYDDLSVKWQERAKELKNK from the coding sequence ATGAGATTTACCAGTTTTATTTTGTTTATACTATTTGTTTCCTTTTCAGCTAGTGCCCAAGTTACTCCCAAAGAGAACGAACAAATGGGATATATACTAACAGAGCAAGATTCTATTTTAAATGATACCATTCAATTACCTGAGATCATTATTTCTAAAGGTGAAAAAATGAATCCAGAAGAATTGAAGCAATTTCAAATCCTGCAGAACAGAGTATATAAGGTTTACCCTTATGCAAAATTGGCTTCAGAACGATTAACAGCATTAAACAGCGGAATGGCTCGTTTAAAAACAAATCGTGAAAAGAAAAAGTACTTTAAAATTGTTGAAGATTATTTGAATAATGAATTCGAAGAAAGACTAAAAAAGCTTTCTAGAAAGCAAGGGCAAATTCTTGTAAAACTAATTCATCGCCAAACCGGAATCACAACCTATGAACTGATTAAGACCTTAAAAAGTGGTTTCAAAGCATTTGTGTCAAATACAACAGCAAATTTATTTGACATTAGTTTAAAGACTGAATATAAACCGTACGACGTAAACGAAGATTATTTAATAGAAACAATCCTAGTTCGAGCATTTGAGTCAGGCAGATTAGTGAATCAAAAATCAGCCAATCCCGTAAACTACGACGACCTTTCTGTTAAATGGCAGGAAAGAGCGAAAGAGCTAAAAAATAAATAG
- a CDS encoding M42 family metallopeptidase — protein MSTNSILQDTSIAFLESYLNNASPTGYESQGQKLWMNYLKPYVDTFITDTYGTAVGVINPDAPYKVVIEGHADEISWYVNYITEDGLLYVVRNGGSDHQIAPSKRVHIHTKKGIVNGVFGWPAIHTRLRDKEEVPKTSNIFIDLGCENKEQVEALGVHVGCVITYPDEFMILNENKFVCRAIDNRLGGFMIAEVARLLHENNKKLPFGLYIVNSVQEEIGLRGAEMIAHRIKPNVAIVTDVCHDTTTPMIDKKVEGDLKMGRGPVIAYSPAVQNNLRDLIVETAQENKIPFQRHATSRSTGTDTDAFAYSNGGVPSALISLPLRYMHTTVEMVHRDDVENVIQLIYESLLKIENNETFSYFK, from the coding sequence ATGAGTACAAATTCTATCTTACAAGATACTTCTATAGCTTTCTTAGAAAGCTACTTAAATAACGCTTCTCCGACTGGTTACGAAAGTCAAGGTCAAAAGCTTTGGATGAATTATTTAAAACCTTACGTTGATACTTTTATTACAGATACTTATGGAACTGCAGTTGGAGTAATTAATCCTGATGCTCCATATAAGGTTGTTATTGAGGGTCATGCTGATGAAATTTCGTGGTATGTAAACTATATAACTGAGGATGGACTATTGTACGTTGTTAGAAATGGAGGTTCAGATCATCAGATTGCTCCTTCCAAGCGCGTTCATATTCATACTAAAAAAGGAATTGTAAATGGTGTTTTCGGTTGGCCGGCGATTCACACTAGATTACGTGATAAGGAAGAAGTTCCTAAAACAAGTAATATTTTTATTGATTTGGGATGTGAAAATAAAGAGCAGGTTGAAGCTCTTGGCGTTCATGTTGGGTGCGTGATCACTTATCCTGATGAATTTATGATTTTGAATGAAAATAAGTTTGTCTGTCGCGCTATCGACAATAGATTGGGAGGTTTTATGATTGCTGAAGTGGCTCGTTTACTTCATGAAAATAACAAGAAACTTCCGTTTGGACTTTATATTGTAAATTCTGTTCAAGAGGAAATTGGTCTTCGAGGTGCAGAAATGATTGCCCACAGAATAAAACCTAATGTTGCTATCGTGACTGACGTCTGCCACGATACAACAACGCCAATGATTGACAAAAAGGTTGAAGGCGATTTGAAAATGGGCAGAGGTCCTGTTATTGCCTACTCGCCTGCTGTACAAAATAATTTACGTGATTTAATTGTCGAAACGGCTCAAGAAAATAAAATTCCATTTCAACGTCACGCTACTTCGAGATCAACAGGCACTGATACTGACGCATTTGCTTACAGCAACGGAGGTGTTCCGTCTGCGTTGATTTCACTTCCTTTGCGCTATATGCATACAACTGTAGAAATGGTTCATAGAGATGATGTAGAAAATGTAATTCAGTTAATCTATGAGTCTCTTTTGAAAATCGAGAACAATGAAACTTTTTCTTATTTTAAATAA
- a CDS encoding response regulator transcription factor, with the protein MKILLLEDDFTLSKEISAFFTSKDFECFAFYDGSLLLKKYFPYEYDLIILDINVPGVNGIDVCKGIREVDKKTPIIMLTAFSEIEDKLSSFDNGADDYLVKPFHFDELYARVQSLLRRKDVPQQVENKLHLKDLEIFEDDMKVFRSGEEIKLTPKEFKLILILAHAKGKVLSKQFIADKLWDYHIETNQNTIEVYINFLRKKIDKDHDVKLIRTKVGYGYYLSDQE; encoded by the coding sequence ATGAAAATATTACTACTCGAAGACGACTTTACTTTATCAAAAGAAATCTCAGCATTCTTTACTTCAAAGGATTTCGAGTGTTTTGCCTTTTATGATGGATCATTATTGTTGAAAAAATACTTTCCGTACGAATATGATCTGATTATTCTTGATATTAATGTTCCTGGTGTAAACGGAATCGACGTTTGTAAAGGTATTCGAGAAGTCGATAAAAAGACACCTATTATTATGCTGACTGCTTTTAGCGAAATTGAAGATAAATTATCCTCTTTTGATAATGGCGCGGATGATTATTTGGTAAAACCTTTTCATTTTGATGAATTATATGCCAGAGTGCAGTCGTTATTAAGACGTAAAGATGTTCCGCAGCAAGTAGAAAACAAATTACATCTTAAAGATCTTGAGATTTTTGAAGATGATATGAAGGTTTTTAGATCTGGTGAAGAAATAAAACTTACTCCAAAGGAGTTTAAATTAATTTTGATTCTGGCTCATGCAAAAGGAAAAGTACTTTCTAAACAATTTATTGCAGATAAACTTTGGGATTATCATATAGAGACCAATCAGAATACTATTGAGGTTTATATTAATTTTTTGAGAAAGAAAATAGATAAAGATCATGATGTAAAACTAATTAGAACCAAAGTTGGATACGGATATTATCTAAGCGATCAAGAATGA